A genomic window from Thermococcus nautili includes:
- a CDS encoding class III signal peptide-containing protein has translation MRRAQTALEYLFMLAAVLVLVLMATRVVLNSMRDLNRNVNNYVDSVRKELLENL, from the coding sequence ATGAGAAGGGCTCAAACTGCACTGGAATACCTATTCATGCTCGCAGCGGTTCTCGTGCTCGTGCTCATGGCGACGAGGGTCGTCCTGAACTCAATGAGAGACCTCAACAGGAACGTTAACAACTACGTTGACAGCGTCAGGAAAGAGCTCCTCGAAAACCTGTGA
- a CDS encoding A24 family peptidase C-terminal domain-containing protein, with protein MDAVPLLAGLVMGLVTSYTDLKTGFIFDNHVSVLLAFVGKFLGWDEDEEEISLPKWLVKLPVPAVEVGIIYYLYKGLSEGSVLVALSGIIALFVGLILGLLLFYIGAWASGDAIILAGFSALLPYPPDTARITAPYYIHYPLYPIAILLNGLIAVFPFIFIYAFGVIIARKRFSELREIFVSGAGLTIELSLWIMGALGVKVILEEGLGVSLNPILGWLLAIVLITIFGKLRRIGDVAGALVLAYLLYLSPENTLLAFLRLLAFLYAFKVFLALVKFIRRNVLIEEVPVEELREWDILGETIFEKDGEIGRDRTDPFERLKVALLKADLSLLKPDYGKVIASPTAEGLTKEQIEELKRLVEKGKLENRFLRKKAMPFAPAIFLGFLISYFIGDLFWLLELKLMGL; from the coding sequence ATGGACGCGGTTCCGCTTCTGGCCGGGCTAGTCATGGGTTTGGTGACCTCCTACACCGACCTGAAGACCGGTTTTATCTTCGACAACCACGTTTCCGTTCTTTTAGCGTTCGTAGGGAAGTTTCTCGGCTGGGATGAGGACGAGGAAGAGATTTCCCTCCCGAAGTGGCTCGTCAAACTGCCGGTCCCGGCCGTGGAAGTTGGCATAATCTACTACCTCTACAAGGGGCTGAGTGAGGGTAGCGTTCTGGTCGCGCTATCGGGAATAATAGCACTGTTCGTGGGGCTGATTCTTGGCCTGCTCCTCTTCTACATCGGGGCGTGGGCAAGCGGTGACGCCATCATCCTGGCCGGTTTCTCCGCCCTCCTTCCGTATCCACCGGACACAGCCAGGATAACTGCCCCGTACTACATCCACTACCCGCTCTATCCAATAGCAATTCTCCTCAACGGCCTCATTGCGGTGTTCCCATTCATTTTCATCTACGCTTTCGGTGTTATAATCGCAAGAAAGCGCTTCTCAGAGCTCAGGGAGATATTCGTCTCGGGAGCGGGCCTCACCATTGAGCTGTCCCTCTGGATTATGGGGGCCCTTGGAGTAAAGGTCATCCTGGAAGAGGGACTCGGCGTCTCACTGAACCCCATCCTCGGCTGGCTCCTCGCGATAGTCCTCATAACAATCTTCGGCAAGCTCAGGAGAATCGGAGACGTCGCCGGAGCGCTCGTCCTGGCGTACCTCCTCTACCTCTCCCCCGAGAACACACTCCTGGCATTCCTGAGGCTCCTCGCGTTTCTCTACGCCTTCAAGGTGTTCCTGGCACTCGTCAAGTTCATAAGGAGGAACGTCCTCATCGAGGAGGTTCCGGTTGAGGAGCTGAGGGAGTGGGACATACTGGGAGAAACAATCTTCGAGAAGGACGGGGAAATCGGGCGCGACAGAACCGACCCCTTCGAGAGGCTCAAGGTCGCGCTCCTGAAGGCGGACCTTTCGCTCCTCAAGCCGGACTACGGGAAGGTCATAGCATCACCAACGGCGGAGGGACTCACGAAGGAGCAGATTGAGGAACTCAAGAGGCTCGTGGAGAAAGGAAAGCTTGAGAACAGGTTCCTTAGAAAGAAGGCGATGCCCTTCGCACCGGCGATATTCCTCGGCTTCCTGATAAGCTACTTCATCGGTGACCTGTTCTGGCTCCTCGAGCTCAAGCTGATGGGCCTTTAA
- a CDS encoding HAD-IB family phosphatase, with amino-acid sequence MRLIAFDVEGTLVKARSSWVELHKKFGTWEKGKEYAELFFAGKIDYAKWAELDASLWLGRKKEEILEWADSVEYNDYAFELMDFLRENGFKIALLSSGLMCLAGRVARELKADYVFANELVFKDGKVAGVIPAVDFEGKGAILRRLKEELKPELTVAVGDGFNDLSMFREADVAIAINPHEGVEGDHVVESLREVREIVEGLIGGR; translated from the coding sequence ATGAGGCTCATAGCTTTCGACGTGGAGGGGACCCTTGTAAAGGCGCGCTCGAGCTGGGTCGAGCTCCACAAGAAGTTCGGCACATGGGAGAAGGGGAAGGAGTACGCGGAGCTCTTCTTTGCCGGAAAGATAGACTACGCGAAGTGGGCGGAGCTGGACGCTTCCCTCTGGCTCGGCAGAAAAAAGGAAGAAATCCTCGAGTGGGCGGACTCGGTTGAGTACAACGACTACGCCTTTGAGCTGATGGACTTCCTGCGCGAGAACGGCTTCAAAATAGCCCTCCTCTCGAGCGGGCTGATGTGTTTGGCCGGAAGGGTCGCGAGGGAGCTTAAAGCGGACTACGTTTTCGCCAACGAGCTGGTCTTCAAGGACGGAAAAGTTGCCGGCGTCATTCCCGCTGTGGACTTCGAGGGGAAGGGCGCGATACTCAGAAGGCTCAAGGAAGAGCTCAAACCGGAACTGACGGTGGCCGTTGGAGATGGCTTCAACGACCTCAGCATGTTCCGCGAGGCGGACGTGGCGATAGCGATAAACCCGCACGAGGGAGTCGAAGGCGACCACGTCGTCGAGAGCCTGAGAGAAGTGCGGGAAATAGTTGAGGGACTGATAGGGGGTCGGTGA